One region of Bacillus pumilus genomic DNA includes:
- a CDS encoding 3-hydroxybutyryl-CoA dehydrogenase: MSTEETVMVVGAGQMGSGIAQVFAQSGYTVLLHDASEKQIHRAISSMTKQLTKRAEKGKLAHQAVRDITQRLAVSTDLKDVQQARLVIEAASEQMSVKKQIFETLDQFAEAKTIFATNTSSLSITELAAVTSRPEQVIGMHFMNPVPVMKLVEVIRALQTSDDTYQLVCETAKTLNKTPIEVEDFPGFVSNRILMPMINEAIYTLYEGVADAESIDGVMTLGMNHPMGPLRLADFIGLDTCLFIMNTLHEGLGDSKYRPCPLLKKYVNAGWLGKKTKRGFYTYHDHS; the protein is encoded by the coding sequence ATGAGTACAGAAGAAACCGTCATGGTCGTTGGAGCTGGTCAAATGGGATCAGGCATTGCCCAAGTTTTTGCTCAGTCTGGCTACACAGTCCTGCTGCATGATGCATCTGAAAAGCAGATTCATCGAGCCATTTCCTCCATGACCAAACAACTGACGAAACGAGCAGAAAAAGGAAAGCTAGCCCATCAGGCAGTCCGAGATATTACGCAGCGGCTTGCCGTATCTACAGATTTAAAGGACGTGCAGCAGGCACGTTTAGTGATTGAAGCTGCATCTGAACAAATGAGTGTGAAAAAACAAATCTTTGAGACACTTGATCAATTTGCAGAGGCGAAGACGATATTTGCAACAAACACATCCTCCTTGTCGATCACAGAATTAGCAGCTGTTACGAGTAGACCGGAGCAAGTGATTGGCATGCATTTTATGAATCCGGTGCCTGTCATGAAACTCGTTGAGGTCATTCGAGCGCTGCAAACGAGTGACGACACGTATCAACTCGTTTGTGAAACAGCAAAGACATTAAACAAAACCCCAATTGAAGTGGAAGACTTCCCAGGGTTTGTATCAAACCGCATATTGATGCCAATGATCAATGAAGCCATTTACACCCTTTATGAAGGCGTGGCAGATGCAGAAAGCATTGACGGTGTCATGACGCTTGGAATGAATCACCCAATGGGGCCACTTCGTCTCGCTGATTTCATCGGACTAGATACATGTTTATTTATTATGAATACCCTTCATGAGGGACTTGGGGATAGCAAATATCGACCTTGTCCTCTTTTGAAAAAATACGTGAATGCAGGCTGGCTGGGCAAAAAGACAAAGAGAGGTTTTTACACATACCACGACCACTCATAG
- a CDS encoding acetyl-CoA C-acetyltransferase, producing MSQTVIVSGARTPFGKLGGAFSGLTAAELGGVAIKAALERVQGSHHVDEVIMGSVLQGGQGQIPSRQAARYADLPWSVPTQTINKVCASGMRSVSTADQIIRAGDAEVIVAGGMESMSDAPYLLKKARWGYKMGDGAVQDAMILDGLTCSFTGVHMGEYGSMAAKELGITREEQDLWALRSHERAIEAQKNDFFQHEITPVTVKTKTGERLMTEDESPRRDTSYERLSKLMPVFDQTGTITAGNAPGVNDGASALLLMKDTYAKQHDVKPLAIVLGHTQVAVEAKDFPKTPAFAIEKILQKTGKRLEDIDLFEINEAFSAVALACEKIIGLDRRKMNINGGAVALGHPIGASGTRIILTLIHALKQRGGGIGIAAICSGGGQGDAIMIKVD from the coding sequence ATGAGTCAGACGGTCATTGTATCTGGAGCAAGAACACCATTTGGAAAACTAGGCGGTGCTTTCAGCGGATTGACTGCCGCAGAACTAGGCGGAGTGGCAATCAAGGCTGCGCTGGAAAGAGTGCAGGGATCACATCATGTGGATGAGGTCATCATGGGAAGTGTTTTGCAGGGAGGACAAGGTCAGATTCCTTCAAGGCAAGCAGCAAGATATGCTGATCTTCCGTGGTCCGTTCCGACGCAAACCATCAATAAAGTCTGTGCATCAGGAATGCGCAGTGTGAGCACAGCAGATCAAATCATCCGAGCTGGAGATGCGGAGGTCATCGTAGCGGGCGGTATGGAATCCATGTCAGACGCCCCTTATTTGCTAAAAAAAGCGCGATGGGGCTACAAAATGGGAGATGGTGCGGTACAAGATGCGATGATTTTAGATGGATTAACCTGTTCGTTTACAGGCGTTCATATGGGTGAGTATGGGAGCATGGCTGCGAAGGAGCTCGGTATCACGCGGGAAGAGCAAGACCTTTGGGCATTAAGAAGTCATGAACGAGCGATCGAAGCGCAGAAAAACGACTTTTTTCAGCATGAAATCACTCCCGTCACCGTCAAGACGAAAACGGGAGAGCGGCTGATGACAGAAGATGAATCCCCGCGTCGTGATACGTCATATGAACGGCTGTCAAAGCTCATGCCTGTTTTTGATCAAACGGGTACCATTACCGCTGGAAATGCACCAGGTGTCAATGATGGAGCAAGTGCGCTTCTTTTAATGAAAGACACATATGCAAAGCAGCATGACGTCAAGCCATTGGCAATCGTGCTTGGTCATACGCAGGTAGCTGTAGAGGCAAAGGATTTTCCGAAAACACCAGCCTTTGCTATCGAGAAAATTTTACAGAAAACAGGCAAGCGCCTAGAGGATATCGATCTATTTGAAATCAATGAGGCCTTCTCAGCTGTGGCGCTGGCATGTGAAAAAATAATCGGGCTGGACCGGCGGAAAATGAATATCAACGGTGGTGCAGTTGCGCTTGGTCATCCCATTGGAGCAAGCGGAACACGGATCATATTGACCTTGATTCATGCATTAAAACAAAGAGGCGGCGGTATTGGCATTGCGGCGATTTGCAGTGGAGGCGGTCAAGGAGATGCCATCATGATAAAGGTAGATTAA
- a CDS encoding heterodisulfide reductase-related iron-sulfur binding cluster translates to MNSLLIMNMIAFAAVTAYAVYLFIYLIRTRAAYIRLGKKEEFQQDMKKRLERVWVNVFGQKKLLKDKKSGIIHVLFFYGFILVQFGALDFIMKGLVPGSGLPLGPLYGVFTFFQEVVTLLILVAVVWAFHRRYVEKLVRLKRGFKSGLVLLFIGGLMLTVLLGNGMNIIWHGHSLSPTEPIASSIAFLLGGISPLAATVVFYVAWWVHLLILLTFLVYVPQSKHAHLIAGPVNVFASRLDPPGKLQKIDFEDETQETFGVGKIEDFRQSQLIDLYACVECGRCTNMCPATGTGKMLSPMDLILRLRDHLTNKGAAITSKTPWVPQLAFRQTTGNQLALQARGAGAEESAASSMYHPSLIGEVITEEEIWACTTCRNCEDQCPVMNEHVDKIIDMRRYLVLTEGKMDADAQRAMTSIERQGNPWGLNRKERENWRELREDVHVPTVKELKKADQTFDYLFWVGSMGAYDNRSQKIALAFAKLLNEAGVSFAILGNKEKNSGDTPRRLGNEFLFQELAAKNIEEFQKNGVTKIVTIDPHAYNLFKNEYPDFGLEAEVYHHTELLAELVQEGKLTPVHEVNEVITFHDSCYLGRYNEVYDPPRDILKAIPGVTLREMERHRETGMCCGAGGGLMWMEEETGTRINTARTEQALQVQPSIISSGCPYCLTMLGDGTKAKEVEEQVGTFDVAELLEKSVFGEAGKQVS, encoded by the coding sequence ATGAATAGCCTTTTAATCATGAACATGATCGCATTTGCGGCGGTGACCGCTTACGCTGTGTATTTGTTTATTTATCTCATTCGAACACGAGCAGCGTACATTCGTCTTGGTAAAAAAGAAGAGTTCCAACAAGACATGAAAAAACGCTTAGAGCGTGTTTGGGTCAATGTATTTGGGCAAAAGAAGCTGTTAAAGGACAAGAAGAGCGGCATCATTCATGTGCTGTTTTTCTACGGATTTATCCTTGTACAGTTCGGAGCCCTTGATTTTATTATGAAGGGACTCGTTCCAGGCAGCGGACTCCCTTTAGGTCCGCTTTACGGTGTCTTTACCTTTTTCCAAGAGGTAGTCACACTTCTCATTTTAGTAGCTGTTGTTTGGGCGTTCCATAGAAGGTATGTGGAGAAGCTTGTCCGTTTAAAGCGTGGCTTTAAATCCGGTCTAGTGCTTTTATTTATTGGCGGCTTGATGCTGACCGTTTTACTTGGGAACGGGATGAATATCATCTGGCATGGACACTCTTTATCACCAACGGAGCCAATCGCATCCAGTATTGCTTTCTTGCTGGGCGGTATTTCACCTCTTGCGGCAACGGTTGTTTTTTATGTCGCATGGTGGGTGCATCTCCTGATTTTGCTGACATTCTTAGTGTATGTCCCGCAGTCAAAGCATGCTCACCTCATTGCAGGGCCGGTGAACGTATTTGCCAGCAGATTAGACCCGCCAGGCAAGCTGCAAAAAATTGATTTTGAAGATGAGACACAAGAGACCTTCGGTGTGGGAAAAATTGAAGACTTCCGTCAGTCACAGCTGATCGACCTTTACGCTTGTGTGGAATGCGGGCGCTGCACAAATATGTGCCCAGCAACAGGTACAGGGAAAATGCTGTCTCCTATGGATTTGATTTTAAGGTTAAGAGATCATTTAACCAATAAAGGGGCCGCCATTACATCGAAGACGCCTTGGGTTCCGCAGCTTGCCTTCAGGCAGACAACAGGAAATCAACTGGCGCTTCAGGCGAGAGGAGCAGGTGCAGAGGAATCGGCTGCCAGCTCGATGTATCATCCTTCTCTTATTGGTGAAGTCATTACAGAGGAAGAAATTTGGGCATGTACGACGTGCCGAAACTGTGAAGACCAATGCCCTGTCATGAATGAACACGTCGACAAGATTATTGATATGCGCAGATATCTTGTGCTGACCGAAGGGAAAATGGATGCAGATGCACAGCGTGCCATGACAAGTATAGAGCGCCAAGGGAACCCGTGGGGATTGAACCGGAAAGAAAGAGAAAATTGGCGTGAACTGAGAGAAGATGTGCACGTGCCGACAGTAAAAGAGCTGAAAAAAGCAGATCAAACCTTCGATTATTTATTCTGGGTTGGTTCAATGGGGGCATACGACAATCGAAGCCAAAAGATTGCGCTTGCCTTTGCAAAGCTTCTCAACGAAGCAGGAGTCTCCTTTGCCATCCTAGGCAATAAGGAGAAAAACTCTGGTGATACACCAAGAAGGCTTGGAAACGAATTTTTATTCCAAGAGCTTGCTGCAAAAAACATTGAAGAATTCCAAAAAAACGGTGTCACAAAGATCGTTACGATTGATCCGCACGCCTATAATTTATTTAAAAATGAGTATCCAGACTTCGGGCTAGAGGCAGAAGTGTATCATCATACAGAATTACTGGCAGAGCTAGTGCAAGAAGGGAAGCTAACGCCTGTACATGAAGTGAATGAGGTCATCACCTTCCACGACTCTTGCTACCTAGGCAGATATAACGAGGTGTATGATCCGCCAAGAGACATTTTAAAAGCCATTCCTGGTGTGACGCTGAGAGAAATGGAGCGTCATCGTGAAACCGGTATGTGCTGCGGTGCCGGCGGGGGCTTAATGTGGATGGAAGAAGAGACGGGTACCCGGATTAACACTGCCCGAACGGAGCAGGCGTTACAGGTGCAGCCGTCCATCATCAGCTCCGGATGCCCTTATTGCTTAACCATGCTGGGAGATGGCACGAAGGCGAAGGAAGTAGAGGAGCAGGTAGGCACATTTGATGTCGCAGAACTTCTTGAAAAATCAGTGTTTGGCGAGGCTGGAAAGCAGGTTTCGTAA
- a CDS encoding S66 peptidase family protein, which produces MKRLRRLQKGDKIGIFSPSSPASATSPLRYERAKKWLEQKGFIVVPGSLTGKEDHYRSGTIQERADELNELMAREDLACVMSMIGGTNSNSLLPYLDFELLNQHPKIMIGYSDATAILLAAYEKTGLPVFYGPALVPSFGEFEPFVAYTYQSFKDILMHPQPIPYQIKKPPFWTDERINWEEKTRDKEQRSNDWLCVIGGRAEGRLIGGNLNAMYGLWGSEFMPAIQTGDILLIEDCMKTASVVEKNFSLLKVNGVFERVSGILLGKHELFDDEGTGKEPYEILLEVLGETKRPLIADFDCAHTHPMLTMPIGAQVKMDAASKQVWLTKEWI; this is translated from the coding sequence ATGAAGAGGCTTCGGCGATTACAAAAGGGCGATAAGATCGGTATTTTTTCACCTTCAAGTCCTGCATCAGCGACCTCGCCTCTTAGGTATGAGCGGGCGAAGAAGTGGCTTGAGCAAAAAGGATTCATTGTGGTACCAGGATCATTAACAGGGAAAGAGGATCATTACCGTTCAGGTACAATTCAAGAACGAGCAGATGAGCTGAATGAGCTAATGGCTAGGGAAGACTTGGCGTGCGTCATGTCAATGATTGGCGGGACAAATTCAAATAGCTTGCTCCCTTATCTTGATTTTGAGCTGCTGAATCAACATCCGAAGATCATGATCGGTTATTCAGATGCGACAGCGATTCTTTTAGCCGCTTACGAAAAAACGGGACTGCCTGTATTCTACGGACCGGCGCTTGTCCCATCTTTTGGAGAGTTTGAACCGTTCGTCGCTTATACGTATCAGTCGTTCAAAGACATCCTGATGCATCCTCAACCCATTCCTTATCAGATCAAAAAACCACCTTTTTGGACGGATGAACGAATCAATTGGGAAGAAAAGACGCGTGATAAAGAGCAGCGTTCGAACGATTGGCTGTGCGTCATAGGAGGACGGGCAGAAGGCAGATTGATCGGCGGAAACCTGAATGCAATGTACGGCTTATGGGGCAGTGAATTCATGCCAGCGATCCAAACAGGAGACATTCTCCTCATTGAAGATTGCATGAAAACCGCTTCGGTTGTAGAAAAAAACTTCTCTTTATTGAAAGTAAATGGAGTGTTTGAGCGAGTATCAGGTATTCTTTTGGGAAAACATGAGCTGTTTGATGATGAGGGAACGGGAAAAGAACCTTACGAGATTTTACTTGAGGTGCTTGGAGAGACAAAGAGACCGCTCATCGCAGATTTTGACTGTGCCCATACGCACCCGATGCTTACGATGCCAATCGGGGCACAAGTGAAAATGGATGCAGCTTCAAAACAAGTGTGGTTGACGAAAGAGTGGATATAA
- a CDS encoding acyl-CoA dehydrogenase family protein yields the protein MDVLLTDQQRLWREQAAVFARQRIFPEVEAMEQGQFPRTLLGEMGRQGFLGIPIPASYQGLGADFTTYIIAIHELSKVSATIGVIVSVHTSVVTMPILAFGTNEQKESYVPLLASGQKLGAFCLTEPKAGSDASSIQLRAERAGDHYVLNGTKMFITSGGEAELYLVFAVTDPASAKKNISAFIVEKDTPGFTIGKDEKKMGLHGSKTVTLHFDDVRIQKQQLLGAEGEGFHIAMSSLNAGRIGIAAQSLGIAEAALTEAVTYLKQHPAGLETTIRLGDLAAKLEAAKLLVYQAAFYKEANRPVTKEASMAKLFASKTAVEISTEAIHLLGMDGYTNRYQAERYFRDAKVCEIYEGTSEIQRLVICKQLI from the coding sequence ATGGATGTTTTGCTTACGGATCAACAGCGACTCTGGAGAGAACAGGCAGCAGTATTTGCAAGACAGCGTATATTCCCTGAAGTGGAAGCCATGGAACAAGGTCAGTTCCCAAGAACACTTTTAGGAGAAATGGGACGACAAGGCTTTCTGGGGATTCCAATACCAGCTTCGTATCAAGGCTTAGGAGCAGATTTTACAACGTATATCATCGCCATTCATGAATTATCCAAAGTGAGTGCGACCATCGGTGTCATTGTGTCCGTTCATACATCTGTTGTGACGATGCCTATTTTGGCTTTTGGAACGAATGAGCAAAAAGAATCCTATGTTCCGCTGCTTGCATCCGGGCAGAAACTGGGAGCATTTTGCCTGACTGAACCGAAGGCAGGCTCAGATGCCTCCAGTATTCAGTTAAGAGCAGAGCGGGCGGGCGACCATTATGTGTTAAATGGTACAAAAATGTTTATCACAAGCGGCGGGGAAGCAGAACTGTATCTTGTCTTTGCCGTGACAGATCCTGCTTCTGCGAAAAAAAATATATCGGCATTCATTGTTGAGAAAGATACACCAGGATTTACGATCGGAAAAGATGAGAAAAAGATGGGGCTCCATGGGTCAAAAACTGTCACGCTTCATTTTGATGATGTGCGGATTCAAAAACAGCAGCTGCTCGGTGCAGAAGGAGAGGGCTTTCACATAGCCATGTCTAGTTTAAATGCGGGGAGAATCGGTATCGCGGCTCAAAGCCTCGGTATAGCTGAAGCCGCATTAACCGAAGCGGTGACGTATTTAAAGCAGCACCCGGCAGGTCTAGAAACGACCATTCGGCTGGGTGATTTGGCAGCGAAGCTTGAAGCTGCCAAACTATTAGTCTATCAAGCGGCTTTTTATAAAGAGGCGAATCGTCCGGTGACAAAGGAAGCATCCATGGCAAAGCTATTTGCGTCAAAAACGGCGGTTGAGATCAGTACAGAAGCGATCCATTTACTCGGCATGGACGGTTATACGAATCGCTATCAAGCAGAACGTTACTTTCGTGATGCGAAAGTTTGTGAGATCTATGAAGGAACAAGTGAAATTCAAAGGCTGGTCATTTGTAAACAGCTAATATGA
- the uvsE gene encoding UV DNA damage repair endonuclease UvsE, with amino-acid sequence MRYRFGYVSNAVTLWEASPAKSLTFARYSKLSKEEREEALLRTTKANLVNTLRTLYFAIAHDIPLYRFSSSIVPLATHPEVRWDFVTPFQKEFLEIGELVKRHELRVSFHPNQFTLFTSPKPSITENAVIDMTYHYQMLEAMKLEKEGYMNIHVGGAYGDKESALQRFDENIKQLPAHIKARMTLENDDKTYTSLETLGVCEKHGIPFVFDYHHHVANKDDDAALEDILPRMFDTWTSTGIPPKIHLSSPKSEKAIRSHADGVDMSFVLPLFHALKPYGRDIDFMIEAKLKDQALLRLVEELSAIRGNKRTGGGTIEWKS; translated from the coding sequence ATGCGTTATCGATTTGGTTATGTATCCAATGCCGTCACCTTGTGGGAGGCTTCTCCTGCCAAGTCGCTGACCTTTGCAAGATACAGCAAGCTCTCGAAGGAAGAGAGAGAAGAGGCTTTATTACGAACAACAAAGGCCAATCTCGTGAATACATTAAGAACGCTTTACTTTGCCATTGCTCATGATATCCCGCTTTACCGTTTTTCGAGTTCGATCGTCCCGCTTGCGACCCATCCCGAGGTACGCTGGGACTTTGTGACACCTTTTCAAAAGGAGTTTCTTGAAATTGGCGAGTTGGTGAAACGGCATGAACTGCGTGTGAGCTTTCACCCCAATCAATTCACCTTGTTTACTAGCCCCAAGCCTTCAATCACAGAAAATGCCGTGATTGATATGACGTACCATTATCAAATGCTTGAGGCGATGAAGCTCGAAAAGGAAGGCTATATGAACATTCATGTGGGCGGTGCGTACGGTGATAAAGAATCGGCGCTTCAACGTTTTGATGAAAATATCAAACAGCTTCCGGCGCATATCAAGGCAAGAATGACGCTTGAGAATGATGACAAAACGTATACGTCGTTAGAAACCCTTGGTGTATGTGAAAAGCACGGTATTCCCTTTGTTTTTGATTACCATCATCACGTGGCCAATAAAGATGACGATGCCGCGCTTGAAGACATCCTGCCAAGAATGTTCGACACTTGGACGAGCACTGGAATTCCGCCTAAAATCCATTTATCCTCACCGAAATCAGAAAAAGCCATACGCAGTCATGCAGATGGTGTAGATATGTCCTTTGTCTTACCGCTTTTTCATGCATTAAAACCGTATGGGCGTGATATAGATTTTATGATTGAGGCGAAGTTAAAGGATCAGGCACTGCTCCGACTTGTCGAAGAGCTGTCTGCGATAAGAGGCAACAAGCGAACCGGCGGAGGAACCATTGAGTGGAAATCATAG
- the cls gene encoding cardiolipin synthase translates to MIALIILLVLIVIVCLILLDLYMGKKYFSTRAFERSFDQTSGDAAFYHDGEPLFDQLLTDIQHASSSIHMMFFIVKNDKIGQRVLQALKTKAEQGVSVFLLTDRLGSYPFDQKSIDMLEKSGIQFYFLNKPRFPFLIYRLNMRNHRKITVIDGKIGYIGGFNIGDEYVGKKGRFGIWKDYHLRMTGQVVADLQHVFLNDLYRTSGIHQLQYEVFPALEPGTLQCTTRATAGFSLEALFLKDIQQARKQIIICTPYFIPSAPLLSALLDARKRGVTVEIIIPMKADHPLVKEAGFHYLKDLIASGCLVYRFYKGFYHAKAILIDQRRCIISTANFDKRSLFLNEEVDVAIDDVDFTAHVEEKIREHIEVSELMTEEKLTQRPLLSRPLEWVGAIFSYFL, encoded by the coding sequence ATGATCGCATTGATCATCCTACTCGTACTCATTGTCATCGTTTGCCTCATATTGTTAGACCTTTATATGGGAAAGAAATATTTTTCTACCCGCGCTTTTGAACGATCTTTTGATCAAACAAGCGGTGATGCCGCCTTTTATCATGATGGCGAACCACTCTTTGATCAGCTGCTCACCGATATTCAGCACGCCTCTTCTTCTATTCATATGATGTTCTTTATTGTAAAGAACGACAAGATTGGTCAAAGGGTGTTACAAGCTTTGAAAACAAAAGCGGAACAAGGGGTTTCAGTCTTTTTGCTGACCGATCGACTAGGGTCCTATCCGTTTGATCAAAAGTCCATCGACATGCTAGAGAAAAGTGGCATCCAATTTTACTTTTTAAATAAGCCTCGTTTCCCTTTTTTGATTTATCGGTTAAACATGAGAAATCATCGTAAAATCACGGTGATTGATGGAAAGATTGGCTATATTGGCGGGTTTAATATTGGCGATGAATATGTTGGGAAAAAGGGTCGGTTTGGCATTTGGAAGGATTATCATTTGCGCATGACGGGGCAAGTTGTCGCAGATCTCCAGCATGTGTTTTTGAATGATTTATACCGGACATCTGGTATTCATCAGCTGCAATATGAGGTTTTTCCTGCTTTGGAACCGGGAACACTACAATGCACAACACGCGCGACTGCTGGTTTTTCTTTAGAAGCTTTGTTCCTCAAAGATATTCAGCAGGCGAGGAAACAGATCATCATCTGTACACCTTACTTTATTCCATCTGCTCCTCTTCTGAGTGCACTGCTTGATGCACGAAAGCGGGGCGTCACGGTTGAAATCATCATCCCAATGAAAGCAGATCATCCCCTCGTCAAAGAGGCTGGATTTCATTATTTGAAGGACCTCATTGCCTCCGGCTGCCTTGTTTATCGTTTTTATAAAGGATTTTATCATGCAAAAGCCATTCTAATTGACCAGAGACGCTGTATCATCAGTACGGCAAATTTTGATAAACGCAGCTTGTTTTTAAACGAGGAAGTAGACGTCGCCATTGATGATGTCGACTTTACTGCACACGTAGAAGAAAAAATTCGCGAGCATATAGAAGTGTCTGAGCTTATGACAGAGGAGAAATTGACACAGCGTCCGCTTTTGTCACGTCCGCTGGAATGGGTTGGCGCCATTTTCTCGTACTTTTTATAA
- a CDS encoding acyl-CoA dehydrogenase, which yields MQFQLSDEHEMIQKMVRDFAKNEVEPTAAERDETETYDPAIFRQMAELGLTGIPWPEEVGGIGSDYLAYVIAVEELSRVCASTGVTLSAHTSLASWPIYTFGTDEQKETYLKPLAEGQKVGAYALTESGSGSDAGGMKTTAVKAGSEYVLNGAKIFITNGGIADYYIVFAVTDQEATSRNTTAFIVEKETPGFSVGKKESKLGIRSSPTTEIRFEDCRIHERNRLGQEGEGFKIAMMTLDGGRNGIAAQAVGIAQGALDAAVDYAKERKQFGKPIIQHQGIAFKLADMATAIEASRLLTYQAAWLETKALPYGKESAMSKLFAGDTAMKVTTEAVQIFGGYGYTKDYPVERYMRDAKITQIYEGTQEIQRLVISRKLLDM from the coding sequence ATGCAGTTTCAATTAAGTGATGAACATGAAATGATTCAAAAAATGGTGAGGGATTTTGCGAAAAATGAAGTAGAGCCAACAGCAGCAGAGCGGGACGAGACAGAAACGTATGATCCAGCTATTTTTCGCCAAATGGCGGAGCTCGGTTTAACGGGCATTCCTTGGCCGGAAGAGGTAGGCGGGATCGGAAGTGATTATTTAGCCTACGTCATCGCAGTGGAGGAGCTTTCAAGAGTGTGCGCCTCTACAGGCGTCACCCTCTCCGCCCACACCTCTCTCGCCTCGTGGCCTATCTATACTTTCGGAACAGATGAACAAAAAGAGACCTATTTAAAGCCGCTTGCAGAAGGACAGAAGGTAGGGGCATATGCACTCACTGAGAGCGGTTCGGGTTCAGATGCCGGCGGAATGAAGACAACGGCAGTAAAAGCAGGCAGTGAATACGTCCTGAACGGTGCTAAAATCTTTATTACAAATGGAGGCATTGCAGATTATTATATTGTGTTTGCTGTGACAGACCAAGAAGCTACATCTCGAAATACGACCGCCTTTATTGTAGAAAAAGAGACACCGGGTTTCTCGGTCGGCAAAAAGGAAAGCAAACTTGGCATTCGCTCATCGCCAACGACTGAAATTCGATTTGAAGATTGCCGGATTCATGAAAGAAACCGGCTCGGACAAGAAGGAGAAGGCTTTAAAATAGCTATGATGACCCTCGATGGCGGAAGAAACGGTATTGCTGCACAGGCTGTTGGGATTGCACAAGGCGCTCTTGATGCGGCAGTCGATTATGCGAAGGAGCGAAAGCAATTCGGCAAACCAATCATTCAGCATCAAGGAATTGCTTTTAAGCTCGCAGATATGGCAACCGCAATTGAAGCATCTAGGCTGCTCACTTATCAGGCAGCATGGCTCGAAACGAAAGCGCTCCCGTATGGAAAGGAATCAGCTATGTCCAAGCTCTTTGCTGGAGATACAGCCATGAAGGTAACAACAGAAGCCGTCCAAATCTTCGGCGGCTACGGCTATACAAAGGATTACCCAGTCGAACGATACATGCGTGATGCAAAAATCACCCAAATTTATGAAGGCACACAGGAAATCCAGCGCCTAGTCATCTCACGCAAACTGCTAGATATGTAG